The Paenibacillus sp. BIC5C1 DNA segment ATATTAAAGCAGGTGCACTATGACAAAATCGGGTTCACTTACACAAGAAATGCGTTTTCGGCTTAAGTCTTCACAGGAGTACAGTCAGGCGAGCTTCGCCTGGGTCACTTCCGTTCTCTTGTCGGTGTTACTGTTGTTCAACAGTTATGACTGGAGCCTTCAGGCGTTCAGACCATTTCTGCTAACTGCGCTCGGAATCTACCTATTTTTCACGCTGGTCCAGAGTGTGCTGACGCTCCGGATTCGGAGAAGCCTGATTCGGCAGGGAACAATCTCTGTGCTGACTCGCAGACTCGCCTGGGTTCAGCTGTTTGGTATCATTTCAGGCAATATCTTTATCGTGACGGCCGCTTTTCATCTGATCAAGAAAACAAAGAGCATTGAGTATACATTTGCGGTGTATATGCTACTGACCCAGCTGTTCGTTATTGGGGTCTCGGCACTCAATATGTTTAAACCGTATGTTGCGGATACGTTTTTGCCAGCTATGGCTGTGCTCGTACTTGTGCTTGTCATTGATATGATTGTGCTGTTTATCGTATCCCGGTATACCTCAGCCTCGATCATCCCACGCTGGATGTTGGGCGTGAGCACGATCCTCATTCTGACTTCGGTCACAGGGAATGTATTCGCACTGCTGCTGGGTATCTCCATCATTGGACGAATCCGCAGACAGGGTAAACAGAAATCCAACTTCTGGAATGATCTGTGGGAGCGTCTTGCTCCAAATGTCACGGCCATGTCCGGTTTGTTTTTTATCATCTTCCTGTTCTCGATATCGATTTGCAGCTTCTTTACTTTTGATTACAGCATGGCTGTAGAAAATAACTA contains these protein-coding regions:
- a CDS encoding ABC transporter permease; this encodes MTKSGSLTQEMRFRLKSSQEYSQASFAWVTSVLLSVLLLFNSYDWSLQAFRPFLLTALGIYLFFTLVQSVLTLRIRRSLIRQGTISVLTRRLAWVQLFGIISGNIFIVTAAFHLIKKTKSIEYTFAVYMLLTQLFVIGVSALNMFKPYVADTFLPAMAVLVLVLVIDMIVLFIVSRYTSASIIPRWMLGVSTILILTSVTGNVFALLLGISIIGRIRRQGKQKSNFWNDLWERLAPNVTAMSGLFFIIFLFSISICSFFTFDYSMAVENNYSALLQSPSLAYPLGTDDFGRCLFSRIVFGARISLIVGFMSTLIPVLIGGILGAFSGFYGRHTDNIIMRLLDILYAIPGILLAIAIIAAFGANTVNLILALSLGSIPTYARTMRASVLYVSTFEFVEAARALGYNNRSIIFKHIIPNSLAPMIIKSTLTIGGAVIATSSLSYLGLGVEPHIPEWGNILKLGSTYLETHSYLAIYPGLAIILLVLSFNFLGDGLRDALDPKLEKA